One Kryptolebias marmoratus isolate JLee-2015 linkage group LG21, ASM164957v2, whole genome shotgun sequence DNA segment encodes these proteins:
- the LOC119616595 gene encoding solute carrier family 22 member 13-like, translating to MSSFGQVLKEVGEFGLFQKLMLAALCIPSIFPAFDVIGQVFIGMSFPHHCNTDWILEKGPNLTEEKQKHLTIPVDEGGRFESCKMFTPVDLDLETIERYGLNSTTTCIHGWKYEVQPGVSSILTEFDLVCDTRGLIQVSQSLHMAGFLCGALAYGSISDRFGRKFAILLSLFLTMLFGVTIAFSPNIYVYMVLRFFNGASSGVIIMNTSVLVVEWVGPSKSALCTMAITGFFAVGQMLLSGIAYLAKNWRIRQLVLFAPIIVFLVTMYWFLPESARWLMTQGRKKEAQKQLERAARVNKRSLPEDLLDKVNVESNQDRKNMLDIFRIPYLRKRTAIMAFNWFAVSFMYYGLSLNVGSFGLDIYLTQLIFGFVEIPANMSAGPMIQHFGRRMCEAGFLFFGGASCLLTLAIPKDLPVVVTVIAMLGKFSATAAFNIAYVYTAELYPTNIRHSGMGLNSMSARVGGIMAPLIRLLDVYHPTVPMVIYGIIPIAAGGFCLLLPETLNVELQDHTELKNTTNGTVGDRSCSEGAETKL from the exons ATGAGCAGCTTCGGACAGGTCCTGAAGGAGGTTGGggagtttggtttgtttcagaAGTTGATGCTTGCTGCGTTATGCATCCCCAGCATTTTCCCAGCTTTCGACGTGATTGGCCAGGTGTTCATAGGCATGAGCTTTCCACACCACTGTAACACAGACTGGATCTTGGAGAAAGGACCAAACCTgacagaggagaaacaaaaacatctcaccATCCCAGTGGACGAGGGTGGAAGGTTtgaaagctgtaaaatgttCACACCTGTGGATCTGGATTTGGAAACGATTGAACGATACGGCCTTAACAGCACAACAACCTGCATACATGGATGGAAGTATGAGGTTCAGCCTGGGGTTTCCAGCATTTTGACAgag tttgatCTCGTTTGTGATACGAGGGGGTTGATTCAGGTTTCCCAGTCTCTCCACATGGCAGGTTTTCTTTGTGGAGCATTGGCATATGGGTCTATTTCTGACAG GTTTGGCAGGAAATTTGCGATCCTCCTTTCACTTTTTCTCACAATGTTGTTTGGTGTGACCATTGCCTTCTCCCCAAACATCTATGTTTATATGGTTCTAAGATTTTTTAATGGGGCCTCAAGTGGTGTTATTATTATGAATACATCTGTATTGG tggTGGAATGGGTTGGTCCTTCAAAATCTGCTCTTTGCACAATGGCCATTACGGGTTTTTTTGCTGTCGGACAGATGCTTTTGTCTGGTATCGCTTATTTGGCTAAAAATTGGAGGATTCGGCAGCTGGTGCTGTTCGCCCCTATTATTGTTTTCCTGGTGACTATGTACTG GTTTCTCCCAGAGTCAGCTCGATGGCTCATGACGCAGGGCAGGAAGAAGGAGGCACAAAAGCAGCTTGAACGAGCAGCCAGAGTGAACAAAAGGAGTTTACCAGAAGATCTCCTAGATAAG GTCAATGTGGAGAGTAATCAGGACAGAAAGAACATGTTGGACATCTTCCGGATACCATATTTGAGAAAACGCACTGCAATTATGGCCTTTAACTG GTTTGCAGTAAGTTTTATGTATTATGGACTGAGCCTGAATGTTGGGAGTTTCGGCCTCGATATTTACCTCACACAGCtcatctttggttttgttgaaaTTCCTGCTAACATGAGTGCTGGGCCTATGATTCAACACTTTGGGAGGAGAATGTGTGAAGCAGGTTTCCTGTTCTTCGGTGGTGCCTCTTGTCTGCTGACACTAGCCATCCCAAAAG ATCTTCCTGTGGTGGTGACAGTCATAGCAATGCTGGGAAAATTCTCTGCCACAGCTGCTTTTAATATAGCCTATGTTTACACAGCTGAATTATACCCAACCAATATAAG GCATAGTGGTATGGGTCTGAACTCCATGAGCGCTCGCGTGGGGGGCATCATGGCACCCCTGATCAGACTCCTGGATGTTTACCATCCCACCGTTCCCATGGTGATTTATGGCATCATCCCAATCGCTGCTGGtggtttctgtttgctgctgccTGAAACCCTCAATGTTGAACTTCAGGACCACACTGAGCTCAA AAACACAACTAATGGAACAGTGGGGGACCGAAGCTGCTCTGAAGGTGCTGAAACGAAGCTATAA